The DNA window AGGGTAATTACTTTTGTCGAAGGGTATATACTTAAGTGATGCTGGCACTCTTTAGTATAGAACCCTCGTAAAATTCCTGAAAAGCTCTTCCTGCTGTGTAAGAGAAAATTTCTTGCATTTCATGCTCAAACCTTAATTTATCTCTGATTTTTTCTCCCTATCGAAAAAAAAATCAATTTTTCGCGCACATTTTGCTTTTTTCAAACCTAGTATTTGTATGATAACCTTCCTTAATAAAAATCTTTTTCGGATTTCTAAAATCAAACAAATAGAAAAATCTACCTCGACCTTACTCATTCCCGCACACTTAGTCGATGGCCTGAAAACGAAAATCAAACAAAATCGAAATAGTCTTGTGGTTTACTTTCGTTACCTGCTTCGTACCTACCGTGCTCTTTCCCACTCAGGTATGCTCCCTCCTCCTACCCGCTTGAAAACTGAATTCCAAAGAGAAGGCTTGAACCTGAAACGTTTTAATTTTCTCGTAGATAACGCCGATTGGCTCGAACTTGGGGAACTGGCTCTCGCTTTTGGGAAATCTCGCTGTTATTTGTTTACCTTTTTACTAGAGCTAGACCTTTTAGGTCTATGGAAAATCTTATCCGAGGCACGCTTGACCAAAGGAGTTCCTAGGCTCTCTAACCTACAACTTTCAGTTTCTTGGTCGCTCAGCAGGATTTCCCAGAACTTCGAACGAATTTATTACGTCAGAATCTAAGAAAAGACCAAAAAAGCATCACACAAAATCAAAATAAAGTCATGATTGACGGAAAAACCAATTAGTTCATTGCCAATCATGACTTTTAATCGAATATACTAATTCGTCAAATCTTCTAGAATTTGACTAGAGCGTTTGAGGAAGTTACCCATATCCGCTTCGTTCATTACCTTAGAAGAAATCAAAGCTAAGTCGTAAACATGTTGTGCAATGAGTTTCGCCTTATCGGGATTAGCCCCTTCGCTTAGACGGAACGCATTTTTCACAAGCTTAGAGTTAGAATTTACCAAAAGGGTGTGCATTTTAAGAAGTGCCCCTTTATCGTGGTTCATCCCGAGATTCATTTCCGAAATTCGACGCATATGCTCTGGTAAAATCACAACAGCAGGAACGTCACCTGATTTGAGGGATTCTACTTTGATTTCAAGCCCTTCTCTTCCGAGTGCAGTTTTGAAAAATTCTTGGAGTCTATCTGTTTCGGTTTTGTTGTTCTCGTCTACAATTTCACTTGTAGTTGATTTGTCGATGAGTTGGTCTGTAATCTCTGCATCCACACGTTGGAAACGAACTTCTGGATTTTTTCCTTCCATGTATTGGATGAAATGAGAATCAATACGAGTATCCACAAGAACTGCTTCGAGTCCACTTGACTTAAAAAGTTCCATGATAGAAGAAGATGCTTCTACTTCTGGCGCATAATAAACTTTATTCTCGTTTTTTTCTTTGTTACGTTCTAGGTATTCTTCTAGCGTAGTGTAATTACCGTTAGACGATTTGAAAAGTACGCAAGATTTTGCTGAATCGTAGAATTTTTCGTCGCTGATAATTCCATACTTCACGAACAAGGCAATTTCATCCCAGTTACTTTCGAAATTTGTTCTGTCTTTGCGGAAATCCTCTGTTAGTCGGTCTGCAATTTTTTTGATGATATGTGCAGAGATTTTTTTTACTAGAGGATCTGTTTGTAAGTAAGACCTTGATACGTTAAGCGGAAGATCAGGAATATCAATGGTTCCTTTTAATACAGTTAGGAATTGTGGAACAAGTTCATTTGCCTCATCGCTCACAAATACGTGATTACAATAGAGTTTGATTCCATTTTTAGATACGTCAAGTTCATGTTTGAGTTTTGGGAAATACAAAATCCCTTGTAAACGGAAAGGGAAATCTACGTTTAAATGCACCCAAAAATGAGGCTCACCGGAAAACGGAAATAGGTAATTGTAAAACTCTACATAATCTTCCTTTTTCAAAGAAGAAGGTGATTCCGACCAAAGAGCTTTTCGTTTATTTGCATCTTCTGCTTCAACCGTAATTGGGACTTGAAGGAAATCGCAGTATTTTTTGATTAATTCTTTAAGTTTCCATTTGTCTAAGTATTCGCCGGAATCTGGATCCAAGTGGAGGGTAATCTTTGTTCCCCGCTCTTCTCTTTCAATAGTAGAAAGTTGGAAGTCTGTTCCTGATTCACTTTCCCACTTAACACCTTGTTCCTCTTTCTTGTATGACTTGGATTCGATTACTACCTTTGTGGAAACCATAAAGGAAGAATAAAATCCAAGACCAAAATGTCCAATAATCCCTGCTTTGTTATCCGCAGAATCATACTTCTTCGCAAATTCTTCCGCACCACTAAATGCGATTTGGTTGATGTATTTTTTAATTTCTTCTCCGCTCATTCCAATTCCATTGTCCTCAATAGAAAGTGTACGAGCTTCTTTATCAAAGGTCACTGCGATTTTATAATCGGTGCCACCCTCGAACTCTTCTGTTAACGCGATCTTTTTAAGTTTAGATATCGCGTCTGTCGCATTAGAAACTAGCTCTCTGAGGAAAATATCTTTCTCAGAATAAAGCCACTTCTTTATGATGGGAAAAATATTCTCCGTTTGAACTGATATTTTACCTGACTCACTCATATTAATTTATTCTCCTTTATTATCTCTTTTATTAAATTTAAAATGATTTCTTTCTGATGCGAATCTGACTTTTGATAA is part of the Leptospiraceae bacterium genome and encodes:
- a CDS encoding DUF1564 family protein — its product is MITFLNKNLFRISKIKQIEKSTSTLLIPAHLVDGLKTKIKQNRNSLVVYFRYLLRTYRALSHSGMLPPPTRLKTEFQREGLNLKRFNFLVDNADWLELGELALAFGKSRCYLFTFLLELDLLGLWKILSEARLTKGVPRLSNLQLSVSWSLSRISQNFERIYYVRI
- the htpG gene encoding molecular chaperone HtpG — translated: MSESGKISVQTENIFPIIKKWLYSEKDIFLRELVSNATDAISKLKKIALTEEFEGGTDYKIAVTFDKEARTLSIEDNGIGMSGEEIKKYINQIAFSGAEEFAKKYDSADNKAGIIGHFGLGFYSSFMVSTKVVIESKSYKKEEQGVKWESESGTDFQLSTIEREERGTKITLHLDPDSGEYLDKWKLKELIKKYCDFLQVPITVEAEDANKRKALWSESPSSLKKEDYVEFYNYLFPFSGEPHFWVHLNVDFPFRLQGILYFPKLKHELDVSKNGIKLYCNHVFVSDEANELVPQFLTVLKGTIDIPDLPLNVSRSYLQTDPLVKKISAHIIKKIADRLTEDFRKDRTNFESNWDEIALFVKYGIISDEKFYDSAKSCVLFKSSNGNYTTLEEYLERNKEKNENKVYYAPEVEASSSIMELFKSSGLEAVLVDTRIDSHFIQYMEGKNPEVRFQRVDAEITDQLIDKSTTSEIVDENNKTETDRLQEFFKTALGREGLEIKVESLKSGDVPAVVILPEHMRRISEMNLGMNHDKGALLKMHTLLVNSNSKLVKNAFRLSEGANPDKAKLIAQHVYDLALISSKVMNEADMGNFLKRSSQILEDLTN